One segment of Tenrec ecaudatus isolate mTenEca1 chromosome 1, mTenEca1.hap1, whole genome shotgun sequence DNA contains the following:
- the LOC142450526 gene encoding olfactory receptor 7A10-like — MYFFLSNLSFADICFTSTTVPKMLMNIQMQNKAISYEECITQMYFFVLFGGLDNFLLIVMAYDRFVAICHPLHYMVIMNPRFCGLLLLASWVLSLLGSLLNGLMGLRLSFCTELEIYPFFCEFNQVVQLACSDTFLNDLVMYLAIGLLGGISLSGIIMSYMKMVSSVLKIASAGGKYKVFSTCGSHFSVVSLFYGTALGVYLSLAAIKNSRATGVASVMYTVAKPMLNPFIYSLRNKDIKQALRKLFS, encoded by the coding sequence atgtacttcttcctctctaACCTCTCCTTTGCTGACATCTGTTTCACCTCCACCACTGTCCCAAAGATGCTGATGAACATCCAGATGCAGAACAAAGCAATTAGCTATGAAGAGTGCATCACCCAGATGTACTTTTTTGTGCTTTTTGGGGGATTAGACAACTTCCTATTGATagtgatggcctatgaccggTTTGTGGCCATTTGTCACCCACTGCACTACATGGTCATCATGAACCCAAGATTCTGTGGCCTCCTGCTTCTGGCCTCTTGGGTATTGTCACTCCTGGGCTCTCTATTAAATGGTTTAATGGGTTTGCGACTGTCATTTTGTACAGAATTGGAAATCTATCCTTTTTTCTGTGAATTTAATCAGGTAGTCCAACTGGCTTGTTCTGACACATTCCTAAATGACTTAGTCATGTATTTAGCAATTGGACTTCTGGGTGGTATTTCACTCAGTGGGATCATTATGTCTTACATGAAGATGGTGTCCTCTGTTTTGAAAATTGCATCAGCTGGGGGCAAATATAAAGTCTTTTCCACTTGCGGGTCTCACTTCTCCGTGGTCTCCTTGTTCTATGGTACAGCTTTAGGAGTCTACCTTAGTTTGGCTGCTATTAAAAACTCCAGGGCCACTGGAGTAGCCTCAGTGATGTACACTGTAGCCAAACCCATGCTGAATCCTTTTATCTACAGTCTGAGAAATAAAGACATAAAGCAAGCCCTACGAAAACTGTTCAGCTGA